TTCAAATGAGACATCGAAGTAACCTTTATCCGCCAGGTACGGGGTAAAATCGCCGCTGGCGGCATGGATAAGGCTGGTGGCGCCCATTTTTTCCGCCATCGACAGTGAACGTTCACTGACGTCGGCACAGACGATTTCTGACGCGCCTTTGGCTTTTGCTGCCGCCGCAATCAGGCAGCCAATCGGACCAACGCCGGAGATAAACACTTTTTTGCCGCTGAGATCGCCCGCCTGATTGGCGGCATGAATGCATACCGCCAGCGGCTCAGCGAAGACCATTACCGTTTCATCAGCATCACTGGCGAACGGCACGCACTGCGCGCTATCCACCACTTTAAATTGGGTAAAGCCGCCATCAACATGCGGGAAGTACATGGCGCTGCCAAAGAAACGCATGCTGACACACTGGTTCTCTTCATCATTCAGGCAATATTTACAGCTGCCACAGGGTTTAGACGGGTTGATCGCCACCTTTTGCTGCGCTTTCAGCGCCGGATTGTCGCTTTTCACCACATAGCCAATCACTTCGTGACCGAGAATCATCGGCATTTTGACTTCGAAGCTGCCGACTTTGCCATGCTGATAGTAGTGCAGATCGGAACCACAGATACCGCCACGGGTGATGCGCACCAGCGTGCCCTCGCCCTGATAATTCACTTCCTGGGTGATCACTTCGACGTTTTCTTTGCCATTAATCATGCAGGACTGCGTTTTCATATTCATTGTTGTCTCATCACCTGAACCGCCAGCTGCACATCAGATAGCTTTCTGCAGTACAAAACTGTGAACAAGATCACTTAAAAGGGTGTTACGGAATGGATGTTACGCATAACGTGAACCAGGTTGTGCTTTAACGGCGAGGTTTTCACCCCTTCCCTGCGCCAGGGATTTTTTTTGACCCGCCTCACAGCTTTATCGCCGACGCTTGCGCTTTTCTGTGGCCAGGCGCTACAGTCAACTCATCCGACCACATAACATTATTGCAACATTCCGGTGGACATTTCTATGCAGGCAGCGCCTTCGCTTTTCTCCCCTCTCGATCTCGGTTTTACCCGGCTAAAAAATCGTGTGCTGATGGGATCGATGCACACCGGGCTGGAAGAGCATCCTGATGGTGCCGCACGGCTGGCGGCATTTTATGCGGAGCGCGCCAGCGCCGGCGTGGCGCTGATCGTTACCGGCGGAATTGCTCCCTCGCCGGAAGGGGTGGTGGTGGCTGGCGGTTCGGTGCTGAACAGTGAGCAGCAGCTGGCGCATCATCGCCCGGTGACGCAGGCGGTACACGCAGCGGGTGGCAAGATTGCCCTGCAAATTCTGCATGCCGGGCGTTACAGCTATCAGCCCGCACTGGTGGCCCCTTCCCCGTTGCAGGCGCCGATTAATCCGTTTAAACCACAGCAGCTGACGCATCAGCAAATTGTGCAGCTGATAGCGGATTTCGCCCACTGCGCCCGACTGGCGCAACAGGCCGGTTATGATGGCGTGGAGATTATGGGCTCCGAAGGCTATCTGATTAATCAGTTTCTGACTGCGCGCACCAACCAGCGAGACGATCAATGGGGTGGCGATTTCAGTCAGCGTATGCGTTTTGCCGTTGAGATCCTCCGCGCGGTACGTGCCGCGGTCGGCGAGCAGTTTATTATTATCTGGCGCCTGTCGATGCTTGATCTGGTGGAGGAAGGCAATACCCTTGAGCAGACCATCCAGCTGGCGCAGGCGATTGAACAAGCTGGCGCCACACTGATCAACACCGGCATCGGCTGGCATGAAGCGCGCGTACCGACCATCGCGACCTCGGTGCCGCGCGCCGCGTTTGGCTGGGTGACGCAAACCCTGAAGCAGTATGTCACTCTGCCACTGATTGCCACTAACCGGATTAATCATCCGGATATTGCGCAGTCGCTGCTGGATGAGGGCTGTGCCGATATGATTTCGATGGCGCGCCCCTTTCTCGCTGACGCCGAGTTTGTGCGGAAAGCGCAGCAGAACCGCGCCGATGAGATCAATACCTGCATTGGCTGTAACCAGGCCTGCCTCGATCAAGTCTTTGCCGGTAAGGTCACCTCCTGCCTGGTCAATCCACGCGCCTGCCATGAAACCCTG
This is a stretch of genomic DNA from Winslowiella toletana. It encodes these proteins:
- the idnD gene encoding L-idonate 5-dehydrogenase; translation: MNMKTQSCMINGKENVEVITQEVNYQGEGTLVRITRGGICGSDLHYYQHGKVGSFEVKMPMILGHEVIGYVVKSDNPALKAQQKVAINPSKPCGSCKYCLNDEENQCVSMRFFGSAMYFPHVDGGFTQFKVVDSAQCVPFASDADETVMVFAEPLAVCIHAANQAGDLSGKKVFISGVGPIGCLIAAAAKAKGASEIVCADVSERSLSMAEKMGATSLIHAASGDFTPYLADKGYFDVSFEASGHPSSLQRCLEVTRAKGTLVQVGMGGAVPNFPIMLLIAKEIKLVGSFRFTHEFNTAVEWLGNGTVNPLPLFSGEYSLAEIDAALVFAGDKQQAAKVQLTF
- a CDS encoding NADPH-dependent 2,4-dienoyl-CoA reductase translates to MQAAPSLFSPLDLGFTRLKNRVLMGSMHTGLEEHPDGAARLAAFYAERASAGVALIVTGGIAPSPEGVVVAGGSVLNSEQQLAHHRPVTQAVHAAGGKIALQILHAGRYSYQPALVAPSPLQAPINPFKPQQLTHQQIVQLIADFAHCARLAQQAGYDGVEIMGSEGYLINQFLTARTNQRDDQWGGDFSQRMRFAVEILRAVRAAVGEQFIIIWRLSMLDLVEEGNTLEQTIQLAQAIEQAGATLINTGIGWHEARVPTIATSVPRAAFGWVTQTLKQYVTLPLIATNRINHPDIAQSLLDEGCADMISMARPFLADAEFVRKAQQNRADEINTCIGCNQACLDQVFAGKVTSCLVNPRACHETLMPVIAASRVKKLAVAGAGPAGLAFAVNAAARGHQVTLFDAASDIGGQFNIARQIPGKEEFDETLRYFRRQLALTGVTVRLNQWADSTVLAEFDEVILASGISPRMPQIEGIDHPSVLSYLEVIAQKKPVGKRVAIIGAGGIGFDTAEYLCHTGDASSLDIHTFCREWGIDRSLQHAGGLAPAGPQAPASPREIWLLQRKAGKPGATLGKTTGWIHRASLQAHGVKMWGSVQYQRIDDQGLHILRDGQPLTLAVDNVVICAGQEPNRALLASLTPLGIPLHIIGGADVALELDARRAIAQGTRLALEI